TTATAGGAATAGGTGGTAGTGCTACAAATGATGGAGGAGCAGGAATGATACAAGCACTTGGTGGAAAGCTTTTAACCCTGGATAATGAAGAAATTAATTTAGGAGGTGGATATTTAAATCTTCTTCATAAGATAGATTTAGAGGGACTAGATAAAAGACTAAAAGGTATTAAGATTGAAGTAGCTTGTGATGTTAATAATCCCTTAACAGGAAAAAATGGTGCGTCACATGTTTTTGGACCGCAAAAGGGCGCCACTGACGATATTGTGAAAATTTTAGATGAAAATTTAAGTCATTATGCAAAAACTATAAAAAAGCAGTTAGGAATGGATATTGAGGGTATTCCCGGAGCAGGAGCAGCGGGTGGGCTAGGTGCAGGACTGCTAGCTTTCTTCAGCGCAGAACTTAAAAGGGGAATAGAATTAGTTACGGAGCATACTAAACTTAAAGAGAAAATGCTATATGCAGATTATGTGTTTACTGGAGAGGGAAGCATTGATGCGCAAACACTTTATGGAAAAACACCTCTTGGAGTGGCTTTAATAGCCAAAGAATATAATATACCTGTTATAGCATTTGCAGGACGTATAGGTGATGGAATAGTGGATTTATATGAGCATGGAATAAATTCAATAATAGGCATATTATCAGAAGCTGATACAATTGAAAAAGCACTTAAAAAAGGTCCAGAAAATATTGAAAGAACTTGTGAAAATATAGCAAGAATTATCTTGCTTTGCAATTCACAAAGGTCAAAGGACAAATAGGGCTTATTTTTACTCTAACTAATAGAAATAAAAGAAAATAGTTCTTAATATGATTTAGTATCTTATTAAGAACTATTTTACTATTTTTTGTTAAATGAAAAATTCACAATTATTCACTCTTAACTGTCAAATCTCCACTGTATCTAAAGCAGCTTGCAATATGGTCATTTATTATGCCTGTAGCTTGAAGATGAGCATATGTTATGGTTGAACCTAAGAACTTAAAACCACGCTTTTTTAAATCCTTGCTAACCTTATCTGATAAATCAGAGGTTGCGGGAACATTTGCAATACTGTCCCATTGGTTTATTAGAGGTTTATTGTCTACAAAAGCCCATATGTAATTATCAAAACTACCAAATTCCTCTTGAATTTTAATAAACATCACAGCATTATTTATGGAAGCTGCTATTTTAAGTTTATTCCTAATAATGCCTTCATTTTGAATAAGCTCAATTACTTTTTCATCATCGTATTGTGCTACTTTATTAAAATCAAAATCATCATAGGCTTTTCTATAGTTTTCTCTTTTTCTAAGTATGGTAATCCAGCTGAGTCCCGCTTGAGCAGATTCAAGAATTAGAAACTCAAAATGCTTTCTATCTTCGTGGACGGGTACCCCCCATTCCTCATCATGATATTTCATATATAGTGGATCATTTCCACACCAATCGCATCTAATCAATTTGCTACACCTCTTTCAAAAGTTATTAATCTAACTTTATCATATATATCATAATTATTTCAATATTTCATCTCCAGTTTTAATCTTTGAGGTTTGTACTAAAATAACACCTCCTAAAATGACTACAGTAGATAATACTACACCTATGGAAATAGGCTCCTTTAAAATTAGTGCTCCAAGCAAAACCGCTACAAGTAATAATAGGCACATACAAATAAATAAATTTGTTAATTGTTAAAATTTGCAATAGGAATTATGTGTCTAAATATGGTATAATATCTACTTATGAGTTAAAAATATATTTAAGTTATGCTTAAAAATTATATATGAAACAAGAGAGGAAGTTAAAATGAGTAACATAAAATTTGAGGAATTTAATATTAGTGAAGAAATATTAAAAGCAATTGTTAATTTAGGATATAAAAACCCTTCAGAGGTTCAAGCTGCAGTAATACCTATAGCGCTAAAAGGTAAGGATATTATAGTAAAATCACAAACAGGTAGTGGAAAAACAGCAGCTTTTGCTATACCACTTTGTGAAAGTGCAGACATAGAGGAAACAGAGCCTCAAGCACTTGTATTAACCCCTACTAGAGAACTAGCGCTTCAAGTAAGTCAGGATATAACACAAATCGGTAGGTATAAAAAAATTAGAGCTATAGCTGTTTTTGGTAAACAACCTATAGCAATGCAAGTTAAACAGTTAAAGCAAAGAGTACACGTAGTAGTAGGTACCCCTGGAAGAACCTTAGATCATATTGAAAGAGGTACTATTAATTTAGCTAAAGTAAAATATTTAATATTAGATGAAGCAGATGAAATGCTTAGCATGGGATTTATAGAACAAGTAGAAGAGGTTATTAAGGCTGTTCCTAAAAATAGGGTTACTATGTTATTCTCAGCCACAATACCAGAATCTATTGAAGCAATTTGTGTTAAATACATGGTGAGTCCCGTTAAAATAGAAATAAACCCTGAGAATTTAACCGTGGATAAAATTGATCAAGTTTGCTATGAAGTAGAGGAAGATAAGAAATTTAGTGCCCTTAAGAGAATACTTTATATTGAGAGTCCAGATTCTTGCATAGTATTTTGTAGAACAAAAGAAAATGTTGATGCAATAACTGCTCAAATGAAAAATCGTTATTATTCATGTATTAAGATACATGGAGGCATGCTTCAAAATGATAGATTAGATGCCATGGAAAGATTTAAAAAAGGTGAATTTAGATTTTTAGTGGCTACAGACGTTGCTGCTAGAGGAATTGATGTTGAAAGCATAACTCATATTATAAATTATGATTTACCACTAGAAAAAGGTAATTACGTACATAGAATAGGTAGAACAGGGCGTGCAGGAAAAAAAGGAAAAGCTATAACCTTTGCCACACATTATGAAAATAAATTTCTGCATGCCATAGAAGAGTATATTGGTATGGAGATACCTAAAGCGGCAGTTCCATCAAAAGAAGAATCAGAGCCTTACAGGCAGGCCTTTTACGAAAAGCACGATACTAAGCCTATTCTTAAAAAGACTAAAGCCTCTAATTTTAGTAGTGATATAATGAAATTATATCTCAGCGCAGGTAAAAAGAAAAAAATAAGGACTGTAGATATTGTAGGAACCATATGCAATATTGAAGGGGTTAGTTCTGAGGATATAGGCATTATAGACATTCAAGATAATTTCTCTCATGTAGATATTATGGGCGGAAAAGGCAAATTGGTATTAGAAACCCTTAAAACATCAACAATAAAGGGAAAAGCTATTAGGGTAGAAAAAGCAAATAAATAGTAATTATTATGTACCTATAGTGGATACATGTAATAAAGGATGAGGCGGATAATCAGATTATCTACCTCATCTTTTATTAGCTATTGAAGAAAAATAACTAATAATTATTAAAAAATTTAATCTGGTTTATATTGAGAATAAAATGTTTACATGTTACAATAATATAAGATTTTACTAAAGTTATCCAAAGTTTTTTCATGTTATTTTGTAATAATTCGTTAAGAAAAGAGGGGTTCGCTTGAATATTGTTATCGTTGGCGCAGGAACAGGTGGGTGTGAAATATTAAGTTCACTAATTCATTTAGAAGATATAAAAATTGAAATGATTATTGACAAAAATTTAAATGCTCCAGGCATGGAACTCGCTAAAACTTTGAAAATTGCTTTTTCACAAAATGTAGAAGATATTAATGTAAACAAAACAGATATTATTATTGAAGTTACAGGGAATGAGAACTTAAGGAATATTTTAAAAGAAAAGTTTGAAAATAAATGTACTATAATTGATTCAAAATCAGCGCTTTTGTTTAGTATGCTAGTAAAAAAAGATGCACAGCGAGCTGAAAAAATAAACAAAGACATAAACATTATTAAAGGTACTTCAGAAATAATTCAAAGTGAATTAAATGATATTTCTTCCTCCGTAAATAATATTCACGATGTTAGTGCTAATTTAATGAATTCAATAAATTTATCTAAACAACATATAGCAGAAAGTGATAAGATTATTAAGTATTTTAATGATATATCCAAGCAAACAAAGATTCTAGGTATAAACGCATCTATTGAGTCAGCAAGAGCAGGAGAGCATGGTAAAGGTTTCTCTGTGGTTGCTATGGAAGTTCAAAAATTAGCAAACAATAGCGGAGAATTTGCAAAAGAAATAAACCTTATATTAACAAAATTATCAAAGGAAATAACAAATATTAATAATGAAATTAACAATATTGATAAGCAATCAGATATTCAAATAAATGCATCAAAAAAAGCTAATATTGCTGTAAATAAATTAGTAGATGAAACTGCGTAATAATATAAACCAATGATTTAACTAAATATCAAAGAGTGGTTGATTATTTTTCCAATAGTATACGGCTGTTCATTTAATAATAAGTCAAACCAAGTTAGATATACGAAAATTTAACTTGGTTTTTATTTTATGATTTAGAGGCTAATATTTCTAGTTTATCAAATTTGTAGAAAAATATTTCTAACATTAGAAATTATTATTCTTGCATATTAAATTCCAATATTTTCAAAAGGAGATGTGTCATGGGCATAATGAGTCTTACCGAAATAATGGATAAATCAATAGAAACTTTAAAAAGATACATAAAAACGATAGTTACTTTTAATCTTGCTTATGGGGCTCTGTGTTTTATTGGAATCATTGGGGCCATTATTGTAGGAGCAATTCTAATGGTAATAGCTCTAGGACTTAAATTAAACCATGTAGTATTGGGAATATTTTCTTTCATACTAGGTATAGGCATTTTTACTTTTGTAATGAGTTTCAAAATAGGACTAATTAAAATATCCAGTCAAGAATTCTTGGAGGGCAGAATTTATGCAAGTCAAGCTATAGGAGTCTCATTTAAAAATTTTTTTGTGGTTTTAGGAGTTTTATTAATGGAAATGATATTATTCCTTCCTATTTTTGGTGTTTTTGCTGCTATAGGCTACGTATTTTATAATGGATTTCAACAACCATTGCTATGGTTTGGAATGTATGACAACTATGAAATAAGTACAATAATTCTGATGATTATATTTGCAATACTTCTAATTTTATCTGTTCTAGCTTATATCACTATATTTTCTTTTTCATTTCATGCAGTTGCAATAGAAAATAAAGGGGTGTTTGCTGCATTAAAACGTAGTTATAATCTTGTAAAAGGAGATTACTTTAAAATATTCGGATGTATTATATTATTCAACTTAAGTGTATATGCAATTGTATATTCCCTTCAAAGTTTTTTTGGAGTAGTGGCTAGCGTAGTTTTTATGATTTTAAAGTTCTTAAATATTCAACAAGACCTTCTTTCCTTTGCTACTATGGCTTATAATTACTCCTCATGGCCTATTAGCATTTTATCATGGCTAGTTATATCTCCATTAGGTACAATTATGTTAACCTACTTGTATTACAACCAGAGATTTAAAAAAGAAGGATATGATATTACACTAAGGCTTAATAAAATACAAAAGTGTGAAGAAAAGGAGCAGTTGTGTGAAAGTACTCAGTATAATAACTCCATCTAACAAAGAGTTTGATACAACCATTAATAAGATACTTCAGGGCTCTGAATATAAACATTTAAAAAATAACTTATTAGATTTTATTACCAAAATTAAGGAGAGTATAAGTCAGTGGATAGTGAAAATAATTAAAAAAACTATTTCAAACATACCATCTCCAGATTCTGTATCAAATAATTTAGCCAATATACTAATAATTATTGGATTATTACTGATTTTTGTAATAGTTGTGATAATAATTGTAAAAGTGTGCAAAACCTTTGAAAGAAAATCAAGAATTAAAGAAATTTTAGGAGAAAAAATCAGTAACAAAACAACTCCAAGTAGTTTAAGAAGTACAGCAAAGGTCTTTGGAGAAAAGGGAGATTTTAGAGAAGCCATTAGATATGATTTTATTGCTATTTTGCTGCTCATGCATGAAAAGAATATTATATATCTTGATGAAACCAAAACCAATGAAGAAATCTACCAGTATTTAAAGAAAAATAAATTTACTATATTTTCAATATTTGAATATATAATAAATGACTTTAATTCATCCTGGTATGGGCATAAGGTTTATAATAGGGAAACCTATGATAAGGCTTTGAAAAGCATTAATCTGATTTGGAATGAGGTGATAGCGTATGAAGAAAAAAACAAATAAAGACTTAATATTATTTGTTTTAGTTGTGCCTGTATTTCTTTTTTTAGCCTTTTATATCTCTAATAGAATGGAAAAAAGCAATCCCGCATATTCTGTAGTAAATAAATCTAAAATGGGATACAGTGTGTTTTATGAAGCATTAAAGCAACTTAATTATCCAGTAGAAAAAGCGTTAGTGCCTGTGAATGAGTACCCAAATAATAGTGTACAGATAATGCCACCTGGAGGGAATTTTAATATAAATAACCAGGAGGTAAAACAATGGTTAGAAAATGGTGGAACACTGGTTTATCTTACAACAGAGAGTGATCAAAACATTGGATACGGAGCACCGGTGGAGACAAAAAACAATATAAAACAATATACATATCTTAAGGGTAGAATAATAAACGCTGATGCCGATTTTATGACAAATAAGACGCTTATTAAAGATACCGATTACGCCTACGAACTACTTAAAGAAATTAGTAATTTACCCTATGAAAAAATATATTTTAACGAATCTTATTTATTTTTATCAACTAGTACAAAATCACTGTGGGATATTACACCTATAGAAATAAAATATATAATTTATCAAATGATTATATCTTTAGCAGCATTCTTTTATTATAAGAGTAAAGGTTTTGGAAAAAAACTACCTCTATATGAGGAAGTAGAGCGAAGTGAGAACGAGTACTTGTATTCAGCCGCTTCTTTATACAGACAGGCTAAATGTTATGATTTAATGGTGGATAACTATTATAAAAATTTTTTAAAAGGATTTGTAGGTAATAGTGAAGAGTGGTTAGAGTATTGGGAAAAAGAGAAAATACCATCACTAAATCAAGCTAGAAGTGTTTATGAATTTATGAAATATAAAAAAACAAAGCCAAGGCAAAAAGAATATATTAAAATAGTAACTATGATAGAACATCTTAATAATATTTTGGATAAAAGGAGCGATACGAATTGGAAAACCTTGAAAAAGACACTACACGAAAACTTGTAGAAAAAATAAATTTAGAGTTAAAGAAAGTTATAGTAGAGCAGGATGAACTTATAGAATACTCATTAATAAGCTTATTTTCTGGGGGCCATGTACTTCTAGAAGGATTTCCTGGTGTTGCTAAGACTTTGATGGCGAGAGCACTATCTAAGACCCTGTCAGTGGATTTTAAGAGGATTCAGTTTACACCAGATTTAATGCCATCAGACGTAACAGGTACAAAGGTATTTAACATGCAAACAAGAGAATTTGAACTTAAAAAAGGTCCTATTTTTACAAACTTTATTTTAGCAGACGAAATTAATCGTACTCCTCCGAAAACACAGGCAGGACTGCTTGAAGCAATGTCTGAGAGTACTGTTTCTATTGATGGAGAGATGTTTACTCTAAATGCGCCTTTTATGATATTTGCAACGCAAAATCCACTAGAATATGAAGGCACTTATTCACTGCCAGAAGCACTTGTAGATAGGTTTATGATGAAAATCATAATTGATTATCCCTCAACTGTTGCAGAAAAAGAAATTTTAAGGCGTCACAATGAAGGATTTTCAAGTATAGATTTAGATAAGTGTGATTTACAAAGGGTTTGCACTGCAGGAGATATCTTAAAATGCAAAGAAGAAATCCAAAAGGTTAAGGTAGATGAAGCTCTTATGGAATACATAGTGAATATAGTCTATGAAACTAGAAATAATCCTATTATTGAAATCGGAAGTTCTCCTAGAGGAAGTATTGCACTACTTCAGTGTTCTAAAGCTTGTGCTGCTATTTGTGGCCGTGACTACGTAATTCCTGAGGATATAAAAAAAATGGCAATACCAACACTAAGGCACCGTATAACCTTAAAGCCAGAATTAGAGCTTGAAGGTATTATGCCAAAAGAGGTACTTATAGATATACTTTCTAAAGTAAAAGTACCCAGGTAGAGAGCTTAGGTAAAGAGTACCTAGATAGAGAGTGGGGGATAGCATTGGGTATTACTAAGCGATTTGTAATTTTGTTATGTGGTGGTATTGTGCTTCTTATATTAGCACTGTTTTTAAATAATTCCTTTACAATGCTTATAATTTATAATCTGATATGTGTTGCACTGCTAATAATTGATTACTTTATTTCCATAGATGAAAGGGATATAACTCTTTTGCGTAATGGTGATGATAAGTTGTCAATATATGAAAGTGGAATTATAAGTATTCAAGTTTTTAATAAGAGTAATTATATGCTTTATTTGGAGATTAAGGATGAAATTCCAGATTTTCATTTTGAGACTAAAACTACTACAATGAAAGGTAGGGTTATGCCTAGGGAAAAGGATGATTTTAAATACATGGTATATCCTACTAAGCGTGGAGCCTTTACTTTTGAAAATGTTCATGTTAAATGTGAAGGAAGATTGAAGCTTTGCACAAAGATATTTAAAGTAGAGATTCCTCGTGATTATAAGGTTTACCCAAACATGGAAAACCTTCGCAAATACAGGCTTAACATGTGTAATAATCGATCCTTTAAACAGGGTCAAAAAACACTAAAAACCATCGGAAAAGGTACATCCTTTGAAAGTTTAAGAGAATATGTAGCAGGGGATGAGTATAGAAAAATTAACTGGAAGGCAACTGCTAGAGGGGATAAACCAATATTAAATCAATATGAACCTGAAAAAGATCAGCACGTTCATATTTTAATAGATACTGGGCGAGCTATGAGTTATAGCGTTAGAGGTTTTAGAAAGCTTGATTTAGTTGTTAATACAGCCCTAGTACTTTCAGATATAGTGAATCAAAATGGTGATAAGTCAGGACTCATGGTATTTAATACCAAAGTAGACAATATGATAATGCCTGGAAAAGGACCGGGACATAGAGGCAAAATCATGGAGGCTCTTTACCACATTGATAATACTAATCAAACTTCTAACTATGATGAAGCTTTTTACTATTTAAAAAAAAAGGAGCGTCATAGAAGCATTGTATTCTTTTTTACAGACTTTAATACAGTAGAGGAAACTGAAAGTATACTTAAAGTTCTACCAACTATTTCAAAGAATAATCTAGTTGTTATTATTCTTATAAAAAATGAAAGCATAGAATTAATAAGTTCTTTAAAAATAAAAAACAAAGAGGATTTATTTAATAAAGGTGTTGCGCTAGAAATTATTGAAGAAAGACGCAAGATAATAAACCTTTTGAATAAAAAAGGAATTCTTTGCATTGAATGTGCACCGGAAAAACTAGAATACACAGTGGTAAATAAATATATTCAAGTTAAAAACCGCACTTATTTATAAAAAAATGGAGAAGCTCGTCCTTAGGATAAACTTCTCTAGTTATTATTTTTTTATTA
This DNA window, taken from Clostridium estertheticum, encodes the following:
- a CDS encoding glycerate kinase — encoded protein: MKFLLAPDSFKESMTAKEAADAMERGIKKVIPYAECVKVPMADGGEGTVQSLVDATEGELYKVLVKGPLGDEVEATFGVLGDKKTAVIEMASASGLHLVPREKRNPLLTTTYGTGELIKAALDKGVNHLIIGIGGSATNDGGAGMIQALGGKLLTLDNEEINLGGGYLNLLHKIDLEGLDKRLKGIKIEVACDVNNPLTGKNGASHVFGPQKGATDDIVKILDENLSHYAKTIKKQLGMDIEGIPGAGAAGGLGAGLLAFFSAELKRGIELVTEHTKLKEKMLYADYVFTGEGSIDAQTLYGKTPLGVALIAKEYNIPVIAFAGRIGDGIVDLYEHGINSIIGILSEADTIEKALKKGPENIERTCENIARIILLCNSQRSKDK
- a CDS encoding DNA-3-methyladenine glycosylase I, whose protein sequence is MIRCDWCGNDPLYMKYHDEEWGVPVHEDRKHFEFLILESAQAGLSWITILRKRENYRKAYDDFDFNKVAQYDDEKVIELIQNEGIIRNKLKIAASINNAVMFIKIQEEFGSFDNYIWAFVDNKPLINQWDSIANVPATSDLSDKVSKDLKKRGFKFLGSTITYAHLQATGIINDHIASCFRYSGDLTVKSE
- a CDS encoding DEAD/DEAH box helicase, whose amino-acid sequence is MSNIKFEEFNISEEILKAIVNLGYKNPSEVQAAVIPIALKGKDIIVKSQTGSGKTAAFAIPLCESADIEETEPQALVLTPTRELALQVSQDITQIGRYKKIRAIAVFGKQPIAMQVKQLKQRVHVVVGTPGRTLDHIERGTINLAKVKYLILDEADEMLSMGFIEQVEEVIKAVPKNRVTMLFSATIPESIEAICVKYMVSPVKIEINPENLTVDKIDQVCYEVEEDKKFSALKRILYIESPDSCIVFCRTKENVDAITAQMKNRYYSCIKIHGGMLQNDRLDAMERFKKGEFRFLVATDVAARGIDVESITHIINYDLPLEKGNYVHRIGRTGRAGKKGKAITFATHYENKFLHAIEEYIGMEIPKAAVPSKEESEPYRQAFYEKHDTKPILKKTKASNFSSDIMKLYLSAGKKKKIRTVDIVGTICNIEGVSSEDIGIIDIQDNFSHVDIMGGKGKLVLETLKTSTIKGKAIRVEKANK
- a CDS encoding methyl-accepting chemotaxis protein, with translation MNIVIVGAGTGGCEILSSLIHLEDIKIEMIIDKNLNAPGMELAKTLKIAFSQNVEDINVNKTDIIIEVTGNENLRNILKEKFENKCTIIDSKSALLFSMLVKKDAQRAEKINKDINIIKGTSEIIQSELNDISSSVNNIHDVSANLMNSINLSKQHIAESDKIIKYFNDISKQTKILGINASIESARAGEHGKGFSVVAMEVQKLANNSGEFAKEINLILTKLSKEITNINNEINNIDKQSDIQINASKKANIAVNKLVDETA
- a CDS encoding DUF4350 domain-containing protein; translation: MKKKTNKDLILFVLVVPVFLFLAFYISNRMEKSNPAYSVVNKSKMGYSVFYEALKQLNYPVEKALVPVNEYPNNSVQIMPPGGNFNINNQEVKQWLENGGTLVYLTTESDQNIGYGAPVETKNNIKQYTYLKGRIINADADFMTNKTLIKDTDYAYELLKEISNLPYEKIYFNESYLFLSTSTKSLWDITPIEIKYIIYQMIISLAAFFYYKSKGFGKKLPLYEEVERSENEYLYSAASLYRQAKCYDLMVDNYYKNFLKGFVGNSEEWLEYWEKEKIPSLNQARSVYEFMKYKKTKPRQKEYIKIVTMIEHLNNILDKRSDTNWKTLKKTLHENL
- a CDS encoding AAA family ATPase, with amino-acid sequence MENLEKDTTRKLVEKINLELKKVIVEQDELIEYSLISLFSGGHVLLEGFPGVAKTLMARALSKTLSVDFKRIQFTPDLMPSDVTGTKVFNMQTREFELKKGPIFTNFILADEINRTPPKTQAGLLEAMSESTVSIDGEMFTLNAPFMIFATQNPLEYEGTYSLPEALVDRFMMKIIIDYPSTVAEKEILRRHNEGFSSIDLDKCDLQRVCTAGDILKCKEEIQKVKVDEALMEYIVNIVYETRNNPIIEIGSSPRGSIALLQCSKACAAICGRDYVIPEDIKKMAIPTLRHRITLKPELELEGIMPKEVLIDILSKVKVPR
- a CDS encoding DUF58 domain-containing protein, with the translated sequence MGITKRFVILLCGGIVLLILALFLNNSFTMLIIYNLICVALLIIDYFISIDERDITLLRNGDDKLSIYESGIISIQVFNKSNYMLYLEIKDEIPDFHFETKTTTMKGRVMPREKDDFKYMVYPTKRGAFTFENVHVKCEGRLKLCTKIFKVEIPRDYKVYPNMENLRKYRLNMCNNRSFKQGQKTLKTIGKGTSFESLREYVAGDEYRKINWKATARGDKPILNQYEPEKDQHVHILIDTGRAMSYSVRGFRKLDLVVNTALVLSDIVNQNGDKSGLMVFNTKVDNMIMPGKGPGHRGKIMEALYHIDNTNQTSNYDEAFYYLKKKERHRSIVFFFTDFNTVEETESILKVLPTISKNNLVVIILIKNESIELISSLKIKNKEDLFNKGVALEIIEERRKIINLLNKKGILCIECAPEKLEYTVVNKYIQVKNRTYL